A single window of Gossypium hirsutum isolate 1008001.06 chromosome A10, Gossypium_hirsutum_v2.1, whole genome shotgun sequence DNA harbors:
- the LOC107897554 gene encoding pentatricopeptide repeat-containing protein At4g35850, mitochondrial isoform X1 produces the protein MKFLFRFISAGPNRTLLRSLGRRQFSDLTGTKAKRNYADNVSEYNTVLASLNAKRRHFLLRDVFDDMMLDGVQPTRDTFEALIMGTMRGSRLQDALFFRDEMKAMGLVPEVSLYNFLISTCGKCKNANLAIQILEEMKRYNVKPNEQTYVCLINACAAAGRLDQVLAIVRDMTAAGGELNKFCYAGLIIAHMNKTPRSDDVAAKIIELAEQSKGWSSVEESGNTGNTMLGISEEELYNLPTAEFVHRRFFIYRQFTVYHVAFHACADLKNVEATETLLEMLKKDGKVPDTFITMQIMRCYLHAGNIDHAVQIFEDYMNGGKPPAMELYATLIEGAMVGYTPRGMELAQETLVNMTKRNFFLNSKFGSDLLLIAAGEKTGGYTNANYIWDLMQARKIVPSLPAVEAYYSGLKGREIPEDDPRLQLVTRTLNNLRARFGPSLGRP, from the exons ATGAAGTTCCTCTTTCGATTTATTTCCG CTGGTCCCAACAGGACTCTGCTTCGTTCACTGGGTCGCCGCCAGTTTTCGGATTTAACTGGAACAAAAGCCAAACGAAACTATGCTGACAATGTCTCTGAGTATAACACTGTCCTCGCTTCTCTCAATGCCAAACGAAG ACATTTTTTGTTGAGGGATGTTTTTGATGATATGATGCTGGATGGGGTGCAGCCAACTAGAGAtacttttgaagctttgattaTGGGAACCATGAGAGGGTCACGCCTGCAAGATGCTCTCTTTTTCAGAGATGAAATGAAGGCCATGGGATTAGTCCCTGAG GTCTCTTTGTACAACTTTTTGATCTCAACCTGTGGGAAATGCAAGAATGCTAACCTCGCAATTCAG ATTCTGGAAGAAATGAAGAGATACAATGTGAAGCCAAATGAACAAACTTATGTTTGTCTTATTAATGCATGTGCAGCAGCTGGACGACTAGATCAAGT GTTAGCAATAGTCCGTGATATGACTGCTGCTGGTGGTGAATTGAACAAGTTCTGCTATGCCGGACTTATTATTGCACATATGAACAAGACACCTCGATCAGATGATGTAGCAGCCAAA ATTATTGAGTTAGCTGAGCAGTCAAAAGGTTGGTCATCTGTTGAAGAAAGTGGAAATACTGGAAATACAATGCTTGGTATTTCCGAGGAAGAGTTGTACAACTTACCTACTGCTGAATTTGTTCATAGGCGCTTTTTCATATACAGGCAGTTTACTGTATACCATGTTGCATTTCACGCTTGTGCAGACCTTAAGAATGTAGAG GCAACCGAAACTTTACTGGAGATGCTCAAGAAGGATGGAAAAGTTCCCGACACCTTTATTACCATGCAAATTATGAG ATGCTATCTGCATGCTGGAAACATTGACCATGCTGTTCAAATTTTTGAGGACTACATGAATGGAGGAAAGCCTCCGGCTATGGAACTTTATGCA ACACTCATTGAAGGAGCCATGGTCGGGTATACTCCGAGAGGAATGGAACTTGCTCAAGAAACACTG GTCAATATGACTAAAAGAAACTTCTTCTTGAACTCTAAATTCGGAAGTGATCTCCTCCTTATAGCCGCGGGCGAGAAG ACCGGTGGATATACGAATGCAAACTATATATGGGACCTGATGCAGGCTCGAAAAATTGTTCCATCTCTTCCTGCAGTGGAAGCTTACTACAGTGGCCTAAAA GGACGCGAAATTCCAGAAGATGACCCAAGACTGCAATTAGTTACTCGAACCTTAAACAACCTGCGTGCCAGATTCGGACCCTCACTTGGGCGACCGTGA
- the LOC107897554 gene encoding pentatricopeptide repeat-containing protein At4g35850, mitochondrial isoform X2 yields the protein MKFLFRFISGPNRTLLRSLGRRQFSDLTGTKAKRNYADNVSEYNTVLASLNAKRRHFLLRDVFDDMMLDGVQPTRDTFEALIMGTMRGSRLQDALFFRDEMKAMGLVPEVSLYNFLISTCGKCKNANLAIQILEEMKRYNVKPNEQTYVCLINACAAAGRLDQVLAIVRDMTAAGGELNKFCYAGLIIAHMNKTPRSDDVAAKIIELAEQSKGWSSVEESGNTGNTMLGISEEELYNLPTAEFVHRRFFIYRQFTVYHVAFHACADLKNVEATETLLEMLKKDGKVPDTFITMQIMRCYLHAGNIDHAVQIFEDYMNGGKPPAMELYATLIEGAMVGYTPRGMELAQETLVNMTKRNFFLNSKFGSDLLLIAAGEKTGGYTNANYIWDLMQARKIVPSLPAVEAYYSGLKGREIPEDDPRLQLVTRTLNNLRARFGPSLGRP from the exons ATGAAGTTCCTCTTTCGATTTATTTCCG GTCCCAACAGGACTCTGCTTCGTTCACTGGGTCGCCGCCAGTTTTCGGATTTAACTGGAACAAAAGCCAAACGAAACTATGCTGACAATGTCTCTGAGTATAACACTGTCCTCGCTTCTCTCAATGCCAAACGAAG ACATTTTTTGTTGAGGGATGTTTTTGATGATATGATGCTGGATGGGGTGCAGCCAACTAGAGAtacttttgaagctttgattaTGGGAACCATGAGAGGGTCACGCCTGCAAGATGCTCTCTTTTTCAGAGATGAAATGAAGGCCATGGGATTAGTCCCTGAG GTCTCTTTGTACAACTTTTTGATCTCAACCTGTGGGAAATGCAAGAATGCTAACCTCGCAATTCAG ATTCTGGAAGAAATGAAGAGATACAATGTGAAGCCAAATGAACAAACTTATGTTTGTCTTATTAATGCATGTGCAGCAGCTGGACGACTAGATCAAGT GTTAGCAATAGTCCGTGATATGACTGCTGCTGGTGGTGAATTGAACAAGTTCTGCTATGCCGGACTTATTATTGCACATATGAACAAGACACCTCGATCAGATGATGTAGCAGCCAAA ATTATTGAGTTAGCTGAGCAGTCAAAAGGTTGGTCATCTGTTGAAGAAAGTGGAAATACTGGAAATACAATGCTTGGTATTTCCGAGGAAGAGTTGTACAACTTACCTACTGCTGAATTTGTTCATAGGCGCTTTTTCATATACAGGCAGTTTACTGTATACCATGTTGCATTTCACGCTTGTGCAGACCTTAAGAATGTAGAG GCAACCGAAACTTTACTGGAGATGCTCAAGAAGGATGGAAAAGTTCCCGACACCTTTATTACCATGCAAATTATGAG ATGCTATCTGCATGCTGGAAACATTGACCATGCTGTTCAAATTTTTGAGGACTACATGAATGGAGGAAAGCCTCCGGCTATGGAACTTTATGCA ACACTCATTGAAGGAGCCATGGTCGGGTATACTCCGAGAGGAATGGAACTTGCTCAAGAAACACTG GTCAATATGACTAAAAGAAACTTCTTCTTGAACTCTAAATTCGGAAGTGATCTCCTCCTTATAGCCGCGGGCGAGAAG ACCGGTGGATATACGAATGCAAACTATATATGGGACCTGATGCAGGCTCGAAAAATTGTTCCATCTCTTCCTGCAGTGGAAGCTTACTACAGTGGCCTAAAA GGACGCGAAATTCCAGAAGATGACCCAAGACTGCAATTAGTTACTCGAACCTTAAACAACCTGCGTGCCAGATTCGGACCCTCACTTGGGCGACCGTGA
- the LOC107897556 gene encoding ras-related protein RABB1b — protein MSYDYLFKYIIIGDTGVGKSCLLLQFTDKRFQPVHDLTIGVEFGARMVTIDGRPIKLQIWDTAGQESFRSITRSYYRGAAGALLVYDITRRETFNHLASWLEDARQHANPNMTIMLIGNKSDLSHRRAVSKEEGEQFAKENGLLFLEASARTAQNVEEAFIKTAAKILQNIQEGVFDVSNESSGIKIGYGRAQGPSGARDGAVAQSGGCCG, from the exons ATGTCTTACGACTATCTTTTTAAGTACATAATCATCGGTGACACTG GTGTAGGAAAGTCATGTTTGCTTTTGCAGTTTACAGACAAGAGATTCCAACCAGTTCATGATCTAACCATCGGTGTTGAATTTGGTGCTCGGATGGTCACCATAGATGGCAGGCCCATCAAGCTTCAGATTTGGGATACT GCTGGGCAAGAATCCTTCAGGTCCATCACCAGATCTTACTATAGAGGAGCAGCAGGAGCTCTTCTGGTCTACGATATAACCAG GAGAGAAACATTTAATCATCTAGCAAGTTGGTTGGAGGATGCACGACAACATGCAAATCCAAACATGACAATCATGCTCATTGGGAACAAAAGTGATCTTTCTCACAGGAGGGCTGTTAGCAAAGAAGAGGGCGAACAGTTTGCTAAGGAAAATGGGCTTTTGTTCTTGGAAGCATCTGCTAGAACAGCTCAAAATGTTGAGGAG GCCTTCATAAAGACTGCTGCTAAAATCCTTCAGAACATTCAGGAAGGAGTCTTCGATGTATCCAATGAG TCATCAGGCATCAAGATCGGGTATGGTCGCGCCCAAGGTCCTTCTGGTGCAAGAGATGGAGCAGTTGCTCAGAGCGGTGGCTGTTGTGGTTAA